A region of the Candidatus Methylomirabilota bacterium genome:
CATTCGATATTTTGCACCTGCTCGCGAAGCTTCTCGAGCGTGGACTTGGCGGCGATGGCCGCCTGGGACAGCTCGAGGTCGTCGGCCTTGGAGCCCAGCGTGTTGACCTCGCGATTCATCTCCTGGATCAGAAAGTCGAGGGTGCGGCCGACCGGCCCGCCCTCGTCGAGCAGTCGCGCGAACTCGCCCATGTGCGAACGAAGCCGCGCCAGCTCCTCGGTGACGTCGCTCTTCTCGGCCCACATGGCGACCTCGGTGGCCAGGCGCCCCTCATCGAGCGGTGTGCCGGCCAGGAGCATCTGAACCCGCTCGCGAAGCCGCTGCTGCTTGCGCTCGAGGGCGAGGGGACCGCGCGCGGCGACCACGCCGACGTGCTCGCCCATCGCGGCGAGGAGGGCGCGGAGCTCCTTG
Encoded here:
- a CDS encoding DUF1732 domain-containing protein, whose protein sequence is RLGGELDLQWLLEQPGIISREEPAPLGTEEGWPLLHDGLDKALAELCARREAEGAALDKELRALLAAMGEHVGVVAARGPLALERKQQRLRERVQMLLAGTPLDEGRLATEVAMWAEKSDVTEELARLRSHMGEFARLLDEGGPVGRTLDFLIQEMNREVNTLGSKADDLELSQAAIAAKSTLEKLREQVQNIE